A genomic window from Hippocampus zosterae strain Florida chromosome 13, ASM2543408v3, whole genome shotgun sequence includes:
- the fgg gene encoding fibrinogen gamma chain, producing MASPLVAHAGLVLLFSVASAQIRGDNIGVRNDNSMTCHPNDGFRKYCPTTCGVADYMHKYTSGAHESLDYLQKELDSIHNLTAGAQERVIYMKDSIQTVQKNIQPDVYFQKSADMLDDVIRFERTIMEQEKQIFQVEDVFTANERRMADLKMLSIQLQSTCSEPCKESVVIQPTTGTDCQDVANKGATVSGIYYIKPAQATQQFPVYCEIDNFGRGFTVIQRRRDGSVDFHKDWIQYKEGFGYLSPDDSTEFWLGNEKIHLLSVGSSIPMVLRIELVDWEGNKRYADYAMFRVAPEVDMYRLTYGYYMGGDAGDAFNGFDFGDDPSDKFFTSHNGMQFSTFDKDNDKYDGNCALQDGSGWWMNRCHAAHLNGKYYQGGRYTEKDTGEFGYDNGIIWVTWHNRWYSLKETTMKIIPVTRIMAGGGQEAGVKQFGVV from the exons ATGGCCTCACCACTGGTGGCCCACGCCGGGCTTGTTCTGCTTTTCTCCGTGGCGTCGGCC CAAATCCGAGGAGATAACATCGGCGTCAGAAACGACAACAGCATGACGTGCCACCCCAACGACGGCTTT CGCAAGTACTGTCCCACGACGTGCGGCGTGGCCGACTACATGCACAAATACACATCCGGCGCCCACGAGAGTCTGGACTATCTGCAAAAAGAGCTGGATAGCATCCACAACCTGACGGCGGGAGCTCAAGAACGCGTCATCTACATGAAAGACAGCATCCAAACGGTCCAGAAGAACATCCAACCCG ATGTCTACTTCCAAAAGTCGGCCGATATGCTGGATGATGTCATCCGCTTTGAGAGGACCATCATGGAACAAGAGAAGCAAATCTT CCAAGTGGAGGATGTGTTCACCGCCAATGAGAGGAGAATGGCAGACTTGAAGATGCTCTCCATTCAGTTGCAGAGTACATGCAGCGAGCCCTGCAAGGAAAGTGTTGTGATTCAGCCCACCACAGGAACAG ATTGCCAGGATGTCGCCAACAAAGGCGCCACAGTCAGCGGGATTTACTACATCAAACCGGCCCAAGCGACCCAACAGTTCCCGGTGTACTGCGAGATTGACAACTTTGGGCGTGGCTTCACCGTCATCCAGCGG AGACGGGACGGTAGCGTGGACTTCCACAAGGACTGGATCCAGTACAAGGAGGGTTTCGGCTACCTCTCCCCCGATGACAGCACCGAGTTCTGGCTGGGCAATGAGAAGATCCACCTTCTGTCCGTGGGCAGTAGCATCCCGATGGTGCTCAGGATAGagctggtcgattgggagggcaaCAAAAG GTATGCCGACTACGCCATGTTCCGGGTCGCGCCGGAGGTGGACATGTACCGCCTGACGTACGGCTACTACATGGGCGGTGACGCCGGCGACGCCTTCAACGGCTTTGACTTCGGCGACGACCCCAGCGACAAGTTCTTCACCTCGCACAACGGCATGCAGTTCAGCACCTTCGACAAGGACAACGACAAATACGACGGCAACTGCGCCTTGCAGGACGGCTCGGGCTGGTGGATGAACCGGTGCCACGCTGCCCATTTAAACGGCAAATATTACCAGG GTGGGCGCTACACTGAAAAGGACACCGGCGAATTCGGCTACGACAACGGCATCATCTGGGTGACGTGGCACAACCGCTGGTACTCCCTGAAGGAGACCACCATGAAGATCATCCCCGTGACGCGCATCATGGCAGGCGGGGGTCAGGAGGCGGGTGTCAAGCAGTTTggagtggtttaa